The Bos indicus x Bos taurus breed Angus x Brahman F1 hybrid chromosome 15, Bos_hybrid_MaternalHap_v2.0, whole genome shotgun sequence genome includes a window with the following:
- the LOC113905107 gene encoding calcitonin gene-related peptide 2: MGFGKSSPFLAFSILVLCQAGSLQATPLRSALETLPDPGALSEKEGRLLLAALVKAYVQRKTNELEQEEEQEETEDSSITAQKRSCNTATCVTHRLAGLLSRSGGVVKSNFVPTNVGSEAFGRRRRDLQD, from the exons ATGGGCTTCGGGAAATCCTCCCCCTTCCTGGCTTTCAGCATCTTGGTCCTGTGCCAGGCAGGCAGTCTCCAGGCGACACCACTCAG GTCAGCTTTGGAGACCCTCCCAGATCCTGGGGCACTCAGTGAGAAGGAAGGGCGCCTCCTGCTGGCCGCACTGGTGAAGGCCTATGTCCAGAGGAAGACCAATGagctggagcaggaggaggagcaggaggagacagaggactcCAG CATCACTGCCCAGAAGAGGTCCTGCAACACTGCCACCTGTGTGACCCATCGGCTGGCAGGCTTGCTCAGCAGATCTGGGGGTGTGGTAAAGAGCAACTTTGTGCCCACCAACGTGGGCTCTGAAGCCTTTGGCCGGCGCCGCAGGGACCTTCAGGACTGA